The following proteins are co-located in the Massilia litorea genome:
- the hemF gene encoding oxygen-dependent coproporphyrinogen oxidase encodes MSTPSPSAIKAWLLDLQQRIVAGLEEVDGKPFLSDSWERPEGGGGLSRLIEEGNVLERGGVNFSHVTGTNLPPSAAAARPELAGRAWEAMGVSLVLHPRNPYAPTVHMNVRFFEATAEGKEPVWWFGGGMDLTPYYGNVDDARHFHQVCHDALTPYGAALHGRFKKWCDEYFYIKHRKEARGVGGIFFDDFNELPFDEAFAMVRSVGDGFIDAYLPILQRRKDTPYGERERDFQAYRRGRYVEFNLVWDRGTHFGLQSGGRTEAILMSLPPIVKWRYDWHPEPGSPEAALYTDFLPHRDWLSQ; translated from the coding sequence ATGTCCACGCCCTCCCCTTCCGCCATCAAAGCCTGGCTGCTCGACCTGCAGCAACGCATCGTCGCGGGCCTGGAAGAAGTGGACGGCAAGCCGTTTTTGAGCGACAGCTGGGAACGTCCGGAAGGCGGCGGCGGCCTGTCTCGGCTGATCGAGGAAGGCAATGTGCTGGAGCGCGGCGGGGTGAATTTCTCGCACGTGACCGGCACGAATTTACCGCCGTCGGCGGCGGCGGCCCGTCCGGAACTGGCCGGGCGCGCCTGGGAAGCGATGGGTGTCTCGCTGGTGCTGCACCCGCGTAACCCGTACGCGCCGACGGTCCACATGAACGTGCGCTTTTTCGAAGCGACGGCCGAGGGCAAGGAGCCGGTCTGGTGGTTCGGCGGCGGTATGGACCTGACGCCGTATTACGGCAACGTCGACGACGCGCGCCACTTCCACCAGGTCTGCCACGACGCGCTGACGCCGTACGGCGCAGCGCTGCACGGCCGTTTCAAAAAGTGGTGCGACGAGTATTTTTATATCAAGCACCGCAAGGAAGCACGCGGCGTCGGCGGCATCTTTTTCGACGATTTCAATGAACTGCCCTTCGACGAAGCCTTCGCCATGGTGCGCAGCGTCGGCGACGGTTTCATCGACGCCTACCTGCCGATCCTGCAACGCCGCAAGGACACGCCGTATGGGGAACGCGAGCGCGACTTCCAGGCTTACCGGCGCGGGCGCTATGTCGAGTTCAACCTGGTGTGGGACCGCGGCACCCATTTTGGTTTGCAGTCGGGCGGACGCACCGAGGCGATCCTGATGTCGCTGCCGCCGATCGTGAAATGGCGCTACGACTGGCACCCGGAACCGGGCAGCCCTGAAGCCGCGCTGTACACCGACTTCCTGCCGCATCGCGACTGGCTATCTCAGTGA
- a CDS encoding YebC/PmpR family DNA-binding transcriptional regulator yields the protein MAGHSKWANIKHKKAATDAKRGKIWTRLIKEITVAARMGGGDIDANPRLRLAVDKAADANMPKDNVTRAIQRGSGSLEGVNYEEIRYEGYGIGGAAIIVDCMTDNRVRTVAEVRHAFSKFGGNMGTEGSVAFMFKHTGQFLFAPGVDEDKLMEAALEAGAEDVVQDEEGGFEVLCDPFAFSNVKDALEKAGFKAEVAEVIMKPATETEFTGEDAIKMQKLLDALENLDDVQEIYTNAVIDEQ from the coding sequence ATGGCTGGACACAGCAAATGGGCCAATATCAAGCACAAGAAAGCCGCGACTGACGCCAAGCGCGGCAAGATCTGGACCCGACTGATCAAGGAAATCACGGTCGCCGCACGCATGGGCGGCGGCGACATCGACGCCAACCCGCGCCTGCGCCTGGCGGTCGACAAGGCGGCCGACGCCAACATGCCGAAGGATAACGTCACGCGCGCGATCCAGCGCGGCTCGGGCAGCCTGGAAGGCGTGAACTACGAAGAAATCCGCTACGAGGGCTACGGCATCGGCGGCGCGGCGATCATCGTCGACTGCATGACCGACAACCGCGTGCGGACCGTGGCCGAAGTGCGCCATGCCTTCAGCAAATTTGGCGGCAATATGGGCACCGAGGGTTCGGTGGCCTTCATGTTCAAGCACACCGGCCAGTTCCTGTTCGCGCCGGGCGTGGACGAGGACAAGCTGATGGAAGCGGCGCTGGAAGCCGGCGCCGAAGACGTGGTGCAGGACGAGGAAGGCGGCTTCGAAGTGCTGTGCGATCCGTTCGCCTTCTCGAACGTCAAGGATGCGCTGGAAAAGGCCGGTTTCAAGGCCGAAGTGGCCGAAGTCATCATGAAGCCCGCCACCGAAACGGAGTTCACCGGCGAGGACGCGATCAAGATGCAAAAGCTGCTCGACGCGCTGGAAAACCTGGACGACGTGCAGGAAATCTATACCAATGCCGTCATCGACGAGCAATAA
- the purD gene encoding phosphoribosylamine--glycine ligase, translating into MKILVVGSGGREHALAWKLAQSERVQMVYVAPGNGGTAVDPRLVNVEITDPAALADFVVAEHIAFTLVGPEGPLAAGIVNLFRARGLKIFGPTREAAQLESSKDFAKAFMQRHGIPTAKYQTFTDAAQAHAYIDANGAPIVIKADGLAAGKGVVVAMSLEEAHAAVDHMLSDNAFGDAGARIVIEEFLAGEEASFIVMCDGKHILPMATSQDHKRLKDHDEGPNTGGMGAYSPAPIVTPAMHARVMREIINPTIQGMAKDGIVFTGFLYAGLMIDAEGNPRTLEFNCRMGDPETQPIMARLKSDYLTVLEHACNGTLDAVELEWDRRTAVGVVMAAAGYPDSPRKGDVIEGIPAETPECVTFHAGTQIVGGTLQTNGGRVLCVVGLGDSVKMAQKQAYEGVEKIHFDGAQFRRDIGWRGIK; encoded by the coding sequence ATGAAGATCCTGGTAGTCGGCTCTGGTGGCCGTGAACATGCCCTGGCCTGGAAACTGGCCCAATCCGAACGCGTCCAGATGGTGTATGTCGCACCGGGCAATGGCGGCACCGCGGTCGATCCACGCCTGGTGAACGTCGAGATCACGGACCCGGCCGCGCTGGCCGATTTCGTCGTCGCCGAACACATTGCCTTCACCCTGGTCGGTCCGGAAGGGCCGCTGGCGGCCGGCATCGTCAACCTGTTCCGCGCCCGCGGCCTGAAGATTTTCGGGCCGACGCGCGAAGCGGCGCAACTGGAAAGCTCGAAGGACTTCGCCAAGGCCTTCATGCAGCGCCACGGCATCCCGACCGCGAAGTACCAGACTTTTACGGATGCGGCGCAGGCCCATGCCTACATCGACGCCAACGGCGCGCCGATCGTCATCAAGGCCGACGGCCTGGCGGCCGGCAAGGGTGTGGTGGTCGCGATGTCGCTCGAGGAAGCACACGCTGCGGTCGACCACATGCTGTCCGATAACGCCTTCGGCGACGCCGGCGCGCGCATCGTGATCGAGGAATTCCTGGCCGGCGAGGAGGCGAGCTTCATCGTCATGTGCGACGGCAAGCACATCCTGCCGATGGCGACCTCGCAAGACCACAAGCGCCTCAAGGACCACGACGAAGGCCCGAACACGGGCGGCATGGGCGCCTATTCCCCGGCACCGATCGTGACTCCGGCGATGCATGCGCGCGTGATGCGCGAGATCATCAACCCGACCATCCAGGGCATGGCCAAGGACGGCATCGTGTTCACCGGCTTCCTGTACGCCGGCCTGATGATCGATGCCGAGGGCAATCCGCGTACGCTGGAATTCAACTGCCGCATGGGCGACCCGGAAACCCAGCCGATCATGGCGCGCCTGAAAAGCGACTACCTGACGGTGCTGGAACACGCCTGCAACGGCACCCTCGACGCCGTCGAACTCGAATGGGACCGCCGCACGGCAGTCGGCGTGGTGATGGCCGCCGCGGGCTATCCGGACAGCCCGCGCAAGGGCGACGTCATCGAGGGCATCCCTGCGGAGACGCCGGAATGCGTGACCTTCCACGCCGGCACCCAGATCGTCGGCGGCACCCTGCAGACCAATGGCGGGCGCGTGCTGTGCGTCGTCGGCCTGGGCGACAGCGTCAAGATGGCGCAGAAGCAGGCGTATGAGGGCGTCGAAAAGATCCACTTCGATGGCGCCCAGTTCCGGCGCGATATCGGGTGGCGCGGGATTAAATAA
- a CDS encoding ATPase domain-containing protein: MTDKLDLRPLATGVPGLDTILGGGLPELSFNIIGGAPGSGKTTFAQQIMFGLATPQRRALFFTAMGEPPVKMLRYQQQFSFFDFDKVGDAVNFISLAAQVEEGNYDAVLAQILEEVRMHSPSLVFIDSFRSFMQGARGDQQEVAALQTFVQRLVAHMTTWNATSFLIGEYTTNEADQNPIFTVADGLIWLNQYVHRNAMSRKLQVIKMRGQQQRPGLHAFRIGDAGIEIFPRILPAPEPIGAVPPLKEPVGLLSSGVPALDEMFGGGIPAGYSVLLVGPTGSGKTLLSTEFLAAGAAAGEKGVIALFERSPSQIMNEKLDAIVRSGQVAMMSVRALDLSVDEMLHELSGMIDATGATRVVLDSLSGFELAMAPEYREDFRESLYRMATVLGAKGVTVLMTSEMEDRYQELRFSPYGNAVLVDAVIMQRYVESQSELSTVISVIKVRGRKHSRQIRTFEITDDGEVRIGQGPAPFDGVLLGSPHARHS, translated from the coding sequence ATGACCGACAAACTTGACCTGCGCCCGCTGGCGACGGGCGTTCCCGGACTCGATACCATCCTCGGCGGTGGCCTGCCCGAATTGTCGTTCAATATCATCGGCGGCGCCCCCGGCAGCGGCAAGACCACCTTTGCCCAGCAAATCATGTTCGGCCTGGCCACACCCCAGCGTCGGGCCCTGTTCTTCACCGCCATGGGCGAGCCGCCCGTCAAAATGCTGCGCTACCAGCAGCAGTTTTCCTTCTTCGACTTCGACAAGGTCGGCGACGCGGTCAACTTCATCAGCCTCGCGGCCCAGGTCGAGGAAGGCAATTACGATGCCGTGCTGGCGCAGATCCTGGAGGAAGTGCGGATGCACTCCCCCAGCCTGGTATTCATCGATTCCTTCCGCTCCTTCATGCAGGGCGCGCGCGGCGACCAGCAGGAAGTGGCCGCGCTGCAGACCTTCGTGCAGCGCCTCGTCGCCCACATGACGACCTGGAACGCGACCAGCTTCCTGATCGGCGAATACACGACCAACGAGGCCGACCAGAACCCGATCTTCACGGTGGCCGACGGCCTGATCTGGCTGAACCAGTACGTGCACCGCAACGCCATGTCGCGCAAGCTTCAGGTCATCAAGATGCGCGGGCAACAGCAGCGCCCCGGCCTGCACGCGTTTCGCATCGGGGACGCCGGCATCGAGATCTTCCCGCGGATCCTGCCGGCACCGGAGCCGATCGGCGCCGTCCCGCCCCTGAAGGAACCGGTGGGCCTGCTCTCGAGCGGTGTGCCGGCGCTTGACGAGATGTTCGGCGGCGGCATCCCGGCCGGCTATTCGGTCCTGCTCGTCGGCCCTACCGGTTCGGGCAAGACCCTGCTGTCCACCGAATTCCTGGCCGCCGGCGCAGCCGCGGGCGAAAAGGGCGTGATCGCCCTGTTCGAGCGCAGTCCGAGCCAGATCATGAACGAGAAGCTCGACGCCATCGTGCGTTCCGGCCAGGTAGCCATGATGAGCGTGCGCGCGCTCGACCTGTCGGTCGACGAGATGCTGCACGAACTCAGCGGCATGATCGATGCCACGGGCGCCACCCGCGTAGTGCTCGATTCCCTCTCCGGCTTCGAGCTGGCGATGGCACCGGAATACCGCGAGGACTTCCGCGAATCGCTGTACCGCATGGCCACCGTGCTGGGCGCGAAAGGCGTCACCGTCCTGATGACGAGCGAAATGGAAGACCGCTACCAGGAACTGCGCTTCAGCCCTTACGGTAACGCGGTGCTGGTCGACGCGGTGATCATGCAACGCTATGTCGAATCGCAGTCCGAACTGTCCACAGTGATTTCGGTCATCAAGGTACGCGGTCGCAAGCACAGCCGGCAGATCCGTACCTTCGAGATCACCGACGACGGAGAAGTCCGGATCGGCCAGGGACCGGCACCGTTCGACGGGGTATTGCTGGGTAGTCCGCACGCCAGGCATTCATAG
- a CDS encoding DUF2182 domain-containing protein encodes MAANAATERAGRPGSIPMSALIRIDSQPGRERPLVIACLAMLVAICWACLVFRALRIAAFDAALADTLLNPSLPGRALSALPPPYRAPELVLVLATWGAMLSAITLPAATPVILLFAHITRVAHSVAQPVPQLARFPHVGTFFFVLGYLAVWSCFGALATLAQWVLHDAGALDTGMAFANPSAGGLVLVAAGVYQWTPAKHACLQHCRAPLSFVVTGWRPGWPGALRMGAIHGLHCVGCCWLLVLLLFAAGVTHLGALLALAGLVLSEKLLPGGPVAACVSGLALVAWGTLLLFP; translated from the coding sequence ATGGCCGCCAACGCGGCCACCGAGCGGGCAGGCCGGCCCGGGAGCATCCCGATGAGCGCCCTGATCCGCATCGATTCCCAGCCCGGCCGCGAGCGGCCGCTCGTCATCGCCTGCCTGGCGATGCTGGTGGCTATCTGCTGGGCCTGCCTGGTGTTTCGTGCCCTGCGCATCGCGGCCTTCGATGCAGCGCTGGCGGACACCCTGCTCAACCCGTCCCTGCCGGGCAGGGCACTGAGCGCCCTGCCGCCGCCCTACCGTGCGCCCGAACTGGTACTGGTGCTGGCGACCTGGGGCGCGATGCTCTCGGCGATCACCTTGCCGGCGGCCACCCCGGTCATCCTGCTGTTCGCCCACATCACCCGGGTGGCGCACTCGGTGGCACAGCCGGTGCCGCAGTTGGCTCGCTTCCCGCATGTCGGGACCTTCTTCTTCGTCCTTGGCTACCTGGCCGTGTGGAGCTGCTTCGGCGCCCTTGCCACGCTCGCGCAATGGGTGCTGCACGACGCCGGCGCCCTCGATACCGGCATGGCCTTCGCCAACCCGAGCGCCGGCGGCCTGGTCCTGGTCGCGGCCGGGGTCTATCAGTGGACGCCCGCCAAGCACGCCTGCCTGCAGCACTGCCGGGCGCCGCTCTCCTTTGTGGTGACGGGCTGGCGGCCGGGCTGGCCCGGCGCCCTGCGCATGGGCGCCATCCACGGCCTGCACTGCGTCGGCTGCTGCTGGCTGCTGGTGCTGCTGCTGTTCGCGGCCGGCGTCACCCACCTCGGAGCCCTGCTCGCCCTCGCCGGGCTGGTCCTGAGCGAAAAGCTGTTGCCGGGAGGTCCGGTGGCTGCCTGTGTCAGCGGCCTGGCGCTTGTTGCGTGGGGAACGCTGTTGTTGTTTCCATAA
- a CDS encoding Maf family protein, with protein MKVLDKKIYLASKSPRRRELLRQVGVDFDLLMLRSDPARGADVTEDVRPGEPAHEYVVRVALEKGAFAWRVLQQRRQPLRPVLTADTTVTLDDEILGKPADPAEATAMLERLSGRTHQVLTTVAVHFTDMAEHVTQVSNVRFARLTPQAIRAYCATPEPYDKAGAYGIQGLAALFVEHIEGSHSGIMGLPLFETAALLRKAGVLI; from the coding sequence ATGAAAGTGCTAGACAAGAAAATCTACCTCGCCTCGAAAAGCCCGCGGCGGCGCGAATTGCTGCGCCAGGTCGGCGTGGACTTCGACCTGCTGATGCTGCGCAGCGATCCTGCACGCGGCGCCGACGTCACCGAAGACGTGCGTCCTGGCGAGCCGGCGCACGAGTACGTGGTGCGGGTCGCTCTCGAGAAAGGCGCCTTTGCCTGGCGCGTGCTGCAGCAGCGCCGCCAGCCGCTGCGTCCGGTGCTCACGGCCGACACGACGGTGACGCTGGACGACGAGATCCTCGGCAAGCCTGCCGATCCGGCGGAAGCGACGGCCATGCTCGAGCGCCTGTCGGGCCGCACGCACCAGGTATTGACGACGGTCGCCGTGCACTTCACCGACATGGCCGAGCATGTGACGCAGGTATCGAACGTGCGCTTCGCCAGACTGACGCCCCAGGCCATCCGCGCCTACTGCGCCACGCCGGAGCCCTACGACAAGGCCGGCGCCTACGGCATCCAGGGGCTGGCCGCGCTGTTCGTCGAGCATATCGAGGGCAGCCATTCGGGCATCATGGGCCTGCCCCTGTTCGAGACGGCGGCACTGCTGCGCAAGGCCGGCGTGCTGATTTAA
- the rng gene encoding ribonuclease G, whose protein sequence is MNEDILINITPQETRVALVLQGAVQELHIERTLTRGLAGNVYSGKVVRVLPGMQSAFIDIGLERAAFLHVADIWEARPHDNSSTPPTPIEKLLFDGQVLTVQVIKDPIGTKGARLSTQISIAGRMLVYLPQDNHIGISQKIEKEADRELLRTRMAGLLPAEEKGGYIVRTQAEEASDTDLAADIDYLRKTWAAIQNGARTRPATSLLYQDLNLAQRVLRDFVHDETATIQVDSRENHAMLVEFAKVYTPSVLARLQHYTGERPLFDLYGVEEEILRALGRRVDLKSGGYLIVDQTEAMTTIDVNTGGYVGGRNFADTIFKTNLEAAHAIARQLRLRNLGGIIILDFIDMENTEHRNQVLAELKKTLARDRTKVSVSGFSALGLVEMTRKRTRESLAHILCEPCPACAGKGQVKTSRTICYEILRELLREAKQFNPREFRILASQEVVDLFLEEESQHLAMLGDFIGKKISLQVEKGYHQEQYDVILM, encoded by the coding sequence ATGAACGAAGACATCCTCATCAATATCACTCCGCAGGAAACGCGCGTGGCGCTGGTCCTGCAGGGCGCGGTGCAGGAGTTGCACATCGAACGCACGCTCACGCGCGGCCTGGCCGGCAACGTCTATTCGGGCAAGGTGGTGCGCGTGCTGCCGGGGATGCAATCCGCCTTCATCGACATCGGCCTGGAACGCGCCGCTTTCCTGCACGTCGCCGACATCTGGGAAGCGCGCCCGCACGATAATTCGAGCACGCCTCCCACCCCCATCGAAAAGCTGCTGTTCGACGGCCAGGTGCTGACCGTGCAGGTGATCAAGGACCCGATCGGCACCAAGGGCGCGCGCCTGTCGACCCAGATCTCGATCGCCGGGCGCATGCTGGTCTACCTGCCGCAGGACAACCACATCGGCATCTCGCAGAAGATCGAGAAGGAAGCGGACCGCGAACTGCTGCGCACGCGCATGGCGGGCCTGCTGCCGGCCGAGGAAAAAGGCGGCTACATCGTGCGCACCCAGGCCGAGGAAGCGTCCGATACGGACTTGGCCGCCGACATCGACTACCTGCGCAAAACCTGGGCCGCGATCCAGAACGGCGCCCGTACCCGTCCCGCGACGAGCCTGCTGTACCAGGATTTGAACCTGGCCCAGCGCGTGCTGCGCGACTTCGTGCACGACGAGACGGCGACGATCCAGGTCGATTCGCGCGAGAACCACGCCATGCTGGTCGAGTTCGCCAAGGTGTATACGCCGAGCGTGCTGGCGAGACTGCAGCACTACACGGGCGAGCGCCCGCTGTTCGACCTGTACGGGGTCGAGGAAGAGATCCTGCGCGCGCTGGGGCGCCGTGTCGACCTGAAGTCCGGCGGCTACCTGATCGTCGACCAGACCGAGGCGATGACGACGATCGACGTCAACACCGGCGGCTATGTCGGCGGCCGCAATTTCGCGGATACCATTTTCAAAACCAACCTGGAAGCGGCGCATGCCATTGCGCGCCAGCTGCGCCTGCGCAACCTGGGCGGCATCATCATCCTCGACTTCATCGACATGGAGAACACCGAGCACCGCAACCAGGTGCTCGCCGAGCTGAAGAAAACGCTGGCGCGCGACCGGACCAAGGTCTCGGTGAGCGGCTTCTCGGCGCTCGGCCTGGTCGAGATGACGAGGAAACGTACCCGCGAGTCGCTGGCCCACATCCTGTGCGAGCCTTGCCCCGCCTGCGCCGGCAAGGGTCAGGTCAAGACCTCGCGCACGATCTGCTATGAGATCCTGCGTGAACTGCTGCGCGAAGCCAAGCAGTTCAACCCGCGCGAATTCCGTATCCTCGCTTCCCAGGAAGTGGTCGATTTGTTCCTCGAGGAGGAATCGCAGCACCTGGCCATGCTGGGCGACTTCATCGGCAAGAAGATTTCGCTGCAGGTCGAGAAGGGCTATCACCAGGAACAGTACGACGTTATCCTGATGTAA
- a CDS encoding sensor histidine kinase — translation MLTQPSGRRSEARGQPQTNQREEGEDIGAEHEAAMLRLTQDQMLVNQALVEKIFACERAEAALRASEKKLHDLLAHQLATREDERKRISRELHDTLGQNLLALRMDIVMMHQETTSRHYRLRDRIGAALDNVDVTLRSVKQLLGELRPSGLELGLLATVEMELRKFTRASGIACELSGNPGIDDLSIGEEEIVTLYRALQECLNNVFRHSLASRVNVRLEAHDDRLEMSIVDNGIGFDPAAPRKANSFGLLDLHERVARHGGKLIVKGARAHGTEVVLDIPIATASADSSGPPAIG, via the coding sequence ATGCTTACACAACCATCCGGCCGCAGGAGCGAGGCGCGTGGCCAGCCTCAGACAAACCAGCGTGAAGAAGGCGAGGACATCGGCGCCGAACACGAGGCCGCGATGCTGCGCCTGACGCAGGACCAGATGCTGGTCAATCAGGCGCTGGTGGAAAAAATCTTCGCCTGCGAACGGGCCGAAGCAGCCTTGCGCGCGTCCGAAAAGAAACTGCACGACCTGCTTGCACACCAGCTCGCCACGCGCGAAGACGAACGCAAACGCATTTCGCGCGAGCTGCACGATACGCTGGGCCAGAACCTGCTGGCGCTACGCATGGACATCGTCATGATGCACCAGGAAACCACCAGCCGGCACTACCGCCTGCGCGACCGCATCGGCGCCGCACTCGACAACGTCGACGTCACGCTGCGCTCGGTCAAGCAGTTGCTGGGCGAACTGCGTCCCTCGGGCCTGGAACTGGGGCTGCTGGCCACGGTCGAGATGGAATTGCGCAAGTTTACCCGCGCCAGCGGTATTGCCTGCGAGCTGAGCGGCAATCCCGGCATCGACGACCTCTCCATCGGCGAAGAAGAAATCGTGACCCTTTACCGGGCGCTGCAGGAGTGCCTGAACAACGTGTTTCGCCATTCGCTGGCGAGCCGGGTGAATGTGCGCCTGGAGGCGCACGACGACAGGCTGGAGATGAGCATCGTCGACAACGGCATCGGCTTCGATCCCGCCGCGCCGCGCAAGGCAAACAGCTTCGGCCTGCTCGACCTGCATGAGCGCGTGGCCCGCCATGGTGGCAAACTCATCGTGAAGGGAGCGCGCGCGCACGGTACCGAGGTGGTGCTGGACATTCCGATCGCGACCGCCTCCGCAGATTCTTCCGGCCCTCCTGCAATCGGATAG
- the rsfS gene encoding ribosome silencing factor gives MDIKKLQTVVVDALEDVKGQEIMLFDTTGLTSLFDRIAVVSGTSNRQTKALAASVRDKVKSAGGDVVGMEGEDTGEWVLVDLGDMIVHIMQPAIRQYYRLEEIWGEKPVKLGAAKRKSTAEALDAAEPKVKSKHLAANQDAPEVKPVNERKPAAKRATAAKASATAAKPAAKKPAAKPASKAIGKTIKVAPSKSEIAAVEATKAKPPKRKVAAPASESGEPVKKVIKRVVKKAAE, from the coding sequence ATGGATATCAAAAAACTGCAAACGGTCGTCGTCGACGCCCTCGAAGACGTCAAGGGCCAGGAGATCATGCTGTTCGATACGACCGGGCTGACCAGCCTGTTCGACCGGATTGCGGTCGTCTCGGGTACGTCGAACCGCCAGACGAAGGCGCTGGCCGCTTCGGTGCGCGACAAGGTCAAGTCGGCAGGTGGCGACGTGGTCGGCATGGAAGGCGAGGACACCGGTGAATGGGTGCTGGTCGACCTGGGCGACATGATCGTCCACATCATGCAGCCGGCGATTCGCCAGTACTACCGCCTCGAGGAAATCTGGGGCGAAAAGCCGGTCAAGCTGGGCGCCGCCAAGCGCAAGTCGACCGCCGAAGCGCTTGACGCCGCCGAGCCGAAAGTAAAATCGAAGCACCTGGCCGCGAACCAGGACGCACCGGAAGTCAAGCCTGTCAACGAGCGTAAGCCTGCGGCCAAGCGCGCAACGGCCGCCAAGGCCAGCGCCACCGCTGCGAAACCGGCGGCGAAGAAGCCTGCCGCCAAGCCTGCGTCGAAAGCCATCGGCAAGACCATCAAGGTCGCGCCGAGCAAGAGCGAAATCGCCGCCGTCGAAGCGACCAAGGCCAAACCGCCGAAACGCAAGGTCGCAGCCCCGGCAAGCGAAAGCGGCGAACCGGTGAAGAAAGTCATCAAGCGCGTCGTCAAGAAGGCCGCCGAGTAA
- a CDS encoding nicotinate-nucleotide adenylyltransferase: MTACIALLGGSFDPVHHGHVALARLFCALLHPDALHVLPAKPWQKSSLRASDEARVAMLELAFRDSGLPVVIDQREIMRGTPTYTVETLRGLRDELGPDASIVFLMGADQLQNLDSWRDWQQLFALANIGVAARPGYTLEQEALPPAVAKEMAPRLASPEQVRTTPAGLVCLAHTLAVDISATQVRALLRAEGDSCTDANSLVPPVVLDYIQQHHLYKN; the protein is encoded by the coding sequence GTGACCGCCTGCATCGCCCTGCTCGGGGGCAGTTTCGACCCGGTCCACCACGGCCATGTTGCGCTGGCGCGGCTGTTCTGCGCGTTGCTGCATCCCGATGCGCTGCACGTGCTGCCGGCGAAACCGTGGCAGAAATCGTCCCTGCGGGCGAGCGACGAAGCGCGCGTGGCGATGCTGGAACTGGCCTTTCGCGATAGCGGCCTGCCGGTCGTCATCGATCAACGCGAAATCATGCGCGGCACCCCGACCTACACGGTCGAGACGCTGCGCGGCCTGCGCGACGAACTCGGGCCGGATGCATCGATCGTGTTCCTGATGGGCGCCGACCAGTTGCAAAACCTGGACAGCTGGCGCGACTGGCAACAGCTGTTCGCACTGGCGAACATCGGGGTGGCCGCGCGGCCCGGCTATACCCTGGAACAGGAAGCGCTGCCGCCCGCGGTAGCGAAAGAAATGGCGCCGCGTTTGGCGTCACCGGAACAAGTGCGCACCACGCCAGCCGGCCTGGTGTGCCTGGCGCATACCCTGGCGGTCGATATCTCGGCCACCCAGGTGCGCGCCCTGCTGCGCGCGGAGGGCGATTCGTGTACTGACGCAAACTCGCTCGTCCCGCCGGTAGTGCTAGACTATATTCAACAACATCATTTATACAAGAACTAA
- the rlmH gene encoding 23S rRNA (pseudouridine(1915)-N(3))-methyltransferase RlmH: MQLIIAAVGHKMPAWIETGFAEYTKRMPPELRIVLKEIKPVERSGSKTAATAMALERERIEAALPKGVRIIALDERGKDLTSVGLSQQLMGWQQDGRDTAFLIGGADGLDPELKARAEGLIRISSMTLPHGVVRVMLAEQLYRAWSITQNHPYHRV; this comes from the coding sequence ATGCAACTGATCATCGCCGCGGTCGGCCATAAAATGCCGGCCTGGATTGAAACCGGTTTCGCCGAGTACACGAAGCGCATGCCGCCCGAGCTGCGCATCGTGCTCAAGGAAATCAAGCCGGTCGAACGGTCCGGCAGCAAGACGGCCGCCACCGCGATGGCGCTCGAACGCGAACGCATCGAAGCGGCATTGCCGAAAGGCGTGCGCATCATTGCGCTCGACGAGCGCGGCAAGGATTTGACCAGTGTCGGCCTGTCCCAGCAGTTGATGGGCTGGCAGCAGGACGGCCGCGATACCGCCTTCCTGATCGGCGGTGCCGACGGGCTCGATCCCGAACTCAAGGCGCGCGCCGAAGGTTTGATCCGCATTTCCAGCATGACCTTGCCGCACGGTGTGGTGCGGGTGATGCTGGCCGAACAGCTCTACCGCGCGTGGTCCATCACGCAAAACCATCCGTACCACCGCGTCTGA